The Populus alba chromosome 4, ASM523922v2, whole genome shotgun sequence genome contains a region encoding:
- the LOC118055117 gene encoding UDP-glycosyltransferase 708G1, which produces MPSSSDRKHAHVALLPSAGMGHLTPFLRLAASLTLQNVQVTFIIPHPTVSLSESQALSQLFASFPQIKHKQFHLLPLDNPSDDPFFEHFNLIKNSSHLLSPLLSTLNPPLSVFITDMSLASTVIPITEAISLPNYVLFTSSAKMLTFFLCYPTLADSKAMDQLDEMDVIKIRGLELMPKSWIPPPLLKKGNNILKTSFIEDSRKVAESSGILVNTFESFEQESLRKLNDCQLLLERLPSVVAIGPLPPCDFEKSQLQLTWLDDQPVGSVVYVSFGSRTALSREQVRELGEGLVRSGSRFVWVVKDKKVDREDNEGLEGVIGDELMERMKEKGLVVRNWINQEGVLSHPAVGGFFSHCGWNSVMEAAMHGVKILAWPQHGDQKVNADIVERIGLGTWVKSWGWGEEMTVNRAEIAEKIGEIMGNESLRIQALGIKEEARKTVGVGGYSNKGLSALINMWRKF; this is translated from the coding sequence ATGCCAAGTTCTAGTGACCGCAAACATGCTCATGTAGCTCTCCTCCCAAGTGCTGGCATGGGTCATCTCACGCCCTTCCTTAGACTTGCTGCTTCACTCACACTCCAAAATGTCCAAGTCACCTTCATCATCCCACACCCAACAGTCTCACTCTCTGAGTCACAAGCTTTATCTCAGTTATTTGCTTCCTTTCCTCAAATCAAGCACAAGCAGTTTCATCTCCTTCCACTTGACAACCCTTCGGATGACCCTTTTTTCGAACATTTCAACCTCATCAAGAACTCCTCTCACCTTCTTTCCCCACTTCTGTCTACACTAAATCCACCCCTTTCTGTTTTTATCACGGACATGAGCTTGGCTTCGACGGTTATTCCCATCACTGAAGCTATTAGCCTTCCTAATTATGTTCTCTTCACATCATCTGCTAAAATGCTGACATTTTTTCTATGTTACCCCACTTTAGCCGACTCAAAAGCTATGGATCAATTAGATGAGATGGATGTCATCAAGATTCGGGGCCTGGAATTGATGCCCAAATCATGGATTCCCCCACCACTTCTGAAAAAAGGCAATAATATCCTAAAGACCAGTTTCATAGAAGATAGTAGAAAAGTCGCAGAATCAAGTGGAATTCTAGTTAACACATTCGAAAGTTTTGAGCAAGAATCACTTAGAAAGCTAAATGATTGCCAACTACTCCTGGAAAGGCTACCTTCAGTTGTCGCCATTGGACCACTCCCACCATGTGATTTTGAGAAGAGCCAGTTACAGCTAACTTGGCTTGATGATCAACCAGTTGGCTCAGTTGTGTATGTTAGCTTTGGTAGTAGGACTGCTTTGTCGAGGGAGCAAGTCAGAGAGTTGGGTGAAGGGCTGGTAAGGAGTGGTAGCAGGTTTGTCTGGGTGGTGAAGGATAAAAAAGTTGACAGAGAAGATAATGAAGGATTGGAAGGGGTTATTGGAGATGAATTGATGGAGAGGATGAAAGAAAAGGGATTAGTTGTTAGGAATTGGATAAACCAGGAGGGTGTATTAAGCCACCCAGCAGTCGGAGGATTTTTCAGTCATTGTGGTTGGAATTCAGTGATGGAGGCTGCAATGCATGGAGTGAAGATCTTAGCTTGGCCCCAACATGGGGACCAGAAAGTCAACGCAGATATTGTGGAGAGGATTGGACTAGGGACCTGGGTGAAGAGTTGGGGATGGGGTGAGGAGATGACAGTGAACAGAGCAGAAATTGCAGAAAAGATTGGAGAAATTATGGGGAATGAATCATTAAGAATCCAGGCATTGGGCATCAAAGAAGAAGCGAGGAAAACAGTGGGAGTTGGTGGGTATTCTAACAAAGGATTGTCTGCACTCATCAACATGTGGAGGAAGTTCTGA
- the LOC118055116 gene encoding uncharacterized protein isoform X2 has translation MGTEFLYKMYIPGYHSTRDLDDSSGDARWPSHHENKAFGQYHDMLAAKPEIDRYSGYDKEHLRQTILRHENTFKHQVHELHRLHKIQMDIMNEVRSKQSVICLDHNMQSGCGSTHDGSRLKDEYKHKKLQSRLFDLELPGDKYINDEDDARGAFVGSGVETHPPNWNCNVTYEKNCNMSTPSSVYSGCNGDAFSSIIHLRRTRGFTDLNEPFKVEEAHGTISFDTLGKATYSKEEIQGQDLSAKSCSGFQCLAKEVSQRHKEKDEGISQCNQHLDKEWGKKGRPPLNFNPGHISSRTFNRTFYGEYLPTQSESLHVGCMKANEPDQNKPDQLRKKTIFGVEISDRNHDASVMFSDTLLQPPAPPSNVVNSESSSISSWKKPPASSRRNAICVQGNPCFNTFPESNKSSATLIHCREVSTDWSIVNEKVDFVPGPGVELSYKNDLCFVSQLQSKEKRVYHASAGHSNGHSASYSASELAPQHRPPNNPRGSGWLDNIKSAEEVNLNAVLPKCCPNEAISDSNLISIGIQRKEEIPLGGLSWLRAISPCEGNSSVEMPESQKVNLDSLQRKYAELFACDSGTMKGLNQNFIQDSSSATNAHDAKDGRIGGDCSSNRKILGVPIFEKHTSKDQPSASSGLKPSCCVSETNDASFIKGGLLRTDLNQDPMESESVETQNTKILNAERHSVDCRASLRHPIDLNVRVTEEEAQVSICSLRTKDEIAIEIDLEAPVVLENEVDIISGGKFLESKFKEPFQSMTDESKDFCGGFLMAAAEALVSISSSGACKFQDDAPCHDSLQWFTEIVSLYEGYIENDVGSISVHENITDCEDPKSDVVDFFEYMTLNLTENVVEEHNFEPMVLESIKDETSLPRRPRRGQARRGKHQKDFQRDVLPGLVCLSRNDVTEDLQMIEGLITATGGTWRSGLSQRNAPKRKAGRGRKRAATTAASPIVTAVSLPQTQQPDCGELGLEVAGWGKRTRRPPRPRYPVNNP, from the exons ATGGGAACTGAATTTCTGTATAAGATGTATATACCGGGTTATCATTCTACAAGGGATCTGGATGACAGTAGTGGGGATGCTAGATGGCCTTCACATCATGAAAACAAGGCCTTTGGGCAGTACCATGACATGCTTGCTGCAAAGCCAGAAATAGATAGATACTCTGGATATGACAAGGAACACTTGAGGCAAACCATATTGAGGCATGAAAACACATTCAAACATCAG GTCCATGAACTGCACCGGCTTCACAAAATACAAATGGACATAATGAATGAAGTCCGGAGCAAACAATCAGTCATATGCCTTGATCAT AACATGCAATCCGGATGTGGCTCAACACACGATGGTTCCAGGCTTAAGGATGAATACAAGCACAAGAAGCTGCAGAGTAGATTATTTGACCTTGAACTGCCTGGTGACAAATACATAAATGATGAAGATGACGCACGAGGGGCATTTGTAGGGTCAGGGGTGGAAACTCACCCTCCAAACTGGAATTGTAACGTTACTTATGAGAAAAATTGCAATATGTCCACCCCAAGTAGTGTGTACTCTGGCTGCAATGGTGATGCTTTTAGTTCCATTATACACTTAAGGAGGACCCGAGGTTTTACAGATTTGAATGAACCTTTCAAGGTTGAGGAAGCACATGGTACAATTTCTTTTGATACTCTAGGCAAGGCTACCTATTCTAAAGAGGAGATACAGGGGCAGGATTTATCTGCAAAATCATGCTCAGGCTTCCAATGTTTGGCCAAGGAAGTTTCTCAAAGACATAAAGAAAAGGATGAAGGAATCAGCCAATGTAATCAGCATTTAGATAAAGAATGGGGAAAGAAAGGCCGACCACCTCTTAACTTCAACCCTG GCCATATAAGCTCCAGAACTTTCAATAGAACTTTTTATGGAGAATATTTGCCTACACAAAGTGAATCATTGCATGTTGGCTGCATGAAAGCCAATGAGCCTGATCAGAATAAACCAGATCAATTGAGAAAGAAGACAATTTTTGGTGTAGAAATCTCCGATAGAAATCATGATGCATCTGTTATGTTTTCAGATACACTTCTGCAGCCACCTGCTCCTCCATCTAATGTAGTCAATTCCGAGTCATCCTCCATTTCATCTTGGAAGAAGCCTCCAGCAAGCTCGAGACGGAATGCAATATGTGTTCAGGGGAACCCTTGCTTTAATACCTTTCCTGAATCAAATAAGAGTTCAGCAACATTGATTCATTGCCGTGAAGTTTCTACAGATTGGTCGATTGTTAATGAAAAAGTGGATTTTGTTCCAGGTCCTGGAGTTGAATTGTCCTATAAAAATGACCTCTGCTTTGTTTCTCAGTTGCAGTCCAAGGAAAAACGAGTTTACCATGCATCAGCTGGTCACTCGAATGGTCACAGTGCTAGTTATTCAGCTTCTGAACTAGCTCCTCAGCATAGGCCTCCAAATAACCCAAGGGGTTCAGGCTGGCTGGATAATATAAAATCTGCAGAGGAAGTAAACCTCAATGCAGTACTTCCAAAATGTTGCCCAAATGAAGCAATTTCTGATTCAAATCTTATTTCCATTGGTATTCAAAGGAAGGAAGAAATTCCACTAGGAGGGTTATCTTGGCTGAGAGCTATTTCACCTTGTGAAGGAAATTCTTCTGTTGAAATGCCCGAGTCTCAAAAGGTGAATTTGGATTCCTTGCAAAGAAAATATGCTGAGCTTTTTGCTTGCGATTCTGGAACAATGAAAGGCCTCAATCAAAACTTTATCCAGGATTCGTCATCAGCAACAAATGCGCATGATGCCAAAGACGGAAGAATAGGAGGTGACTGTTCAAGCAATAGGAAGATTCTCGGTGTTCCcatttttgaaaagcacacgTCCAAGGATCAGCCTTCTGCCAGCTCTGGCCTGAAGCCTAGTTGTTGTGTTTCAGAGACTAATGATGCTAGCTTTATCAAAGGTGGGTTACTTCGTACTGATCTGAATCAGGATCCTATGGAATCTGAATCCGTGGAGACccaaaatacaaagattttaaaTGCGGAAAGGCATTCAGTTGATTGTAGAGCTAGCTTAAGGCACCCAATTGATTTGAATGTGAGGGTGACTGAAGAAGAGGCTCAAGTGAGTATTTGTTCTCTAAGAACCAAGGATGAGATTGCAATTGAAATAGATTTGGAGGCGCCAGTTGTCCTTGAAAATGAAGTAGACATTATATCTGGTGGTAAATTTCTAGAGAGTAAATTTAAAGAACCATTTCAGTCAATGACAGATGAATCCAAGGACTTTTGTGGAGGCTTTTTGATGGCTGCAGCTGAGGCTTTAGTTTCTATCTCATCTTCTGGTGCATGCAAGTTTCAAGACGATGCTCCATGCCATGACTCACTACAGTGGTTCACAGAGATAGTTTCTTTGTATGAAGGTTACATTGAGAATGATGTAGGATCAATTTCAGTGCACGAGAATATTACTGACTGTGAAGATCCAAAATCAGAtgtggttgatttttttgaGTATATGACCTTAAATTTAACTGAAAACGTGGTAGAAGAGCATAATTTTGAGCCAATGGTTTTGGAAAGCATAAAAGATGAAACATCATTGCCAAGGCGTCCTCGGAGAGGTCAGGCCAGGAGAGGAAAGCATCAGAAAGACTTTCAAAGAGATGTACTTCCTGGTCTTGTCTGTTTGTCTAGGAATGATGTGACTGAGGATCTTCAGATGATTGAAGGGCTCATCACAGCAACCGGTGGCACTTGGCGGTCAGGCTTGTCACAGAGAAATGCTCCTAAAAGAAAGGCAGGAAGGGGGAGAAAGCGTGCAGCCACAACTGCCGCCTCTCCAATAGTAACAGCAGTGAGTCTACCGCAAACTCAGCAACCTGATTGTGGAGAACTGGGACTTGAGGTAGCAGGATGGGGAAAGAGGACAAGGCGTCCTCCACGACCGAGATATCCCGTTAATAACCCTTAA
- the LOC118055116 gene encoding uncharacterized protein isoform X3 has translation MQSGCGSTHDGSRLKDEYKHKKLQSRLFDLELPGDKYINDEDDARGAFVGSGVETHPPNWNCNVTYEKNCNMSTPSSVYSGCNGDAFSSIIHLRRTRGFTDLNEPFKVEEAHGTISFDTLGKATYSKEEIQGQDLSAKSCSGFQCLAKEVSQRHKEKDEGISQCNQHLDKEWGKKGRPPLNFNPGHISSRTFNRTFYGEYLPTQSESLHVGCMKANEPDQNKPDQLRKKTIFGVEISDRNHDASVMFSDTLLQPPAPPSNVVNSESSSISSWKKPPASSRRNAICVQGNPCFNTFPESNKSSATLIHCREVSTDWSIVNEKVDFVPGPGVELSYKNDLCFVSQLQSKEKRVYHASAGHSNGHSASYSASELAPQHRPPNNPRGSGWLDNIKSAEEVNLNAVLPKCCPNEAISDSNLISIGIQRKEEIPLGGLSWLRAISPCEGNSSVEMPESQKVNLDSLQRKYAELFACDSGTMKGLNQNFIQDSSSATNAHDAKDGRIGGDCSSNRKILGVPIFEKHTSKDQPSASSGLKPSCCVSETNDASFIKGGLLRTDLNQDPMESESVETQNTKILNAERHSVDCRASLRHPIDLNVRVTEEEAQVSICSLRTKDEIAIEIDLEAPVVLENEVDIISGGKFLESKFKEPFQSMTDESKDFCGGFLMAAAEALVSISSSGACKFQDDAPCHDSLQWFTEIVSLYEGYIENDVGSISVHENITDCEDPKSDVVDFFEYMTLNLTENVVEEHNFEPMVLESIKDETSLPRRPRRGQARRGKHQKDFQRDVLPGLVCLSRNDVTEDLQMIEGLITATGGTWRSGLSQRNAPKRKAGRGRKRAATTAASPIVTAVSLPQTQQPDCGELGLEVAGWGKRTRRPPRPRYPVNNP, from the exons ATGCAATCCGGATGTGGCTCAACACACGATGGTTCCAGGCTTAAGGATGAATACAAGCACAAGAAGCTGCAGAGTAGATTATTTGACCTTGAACTGCCTGGTGACAAATACATAAATGATGAAGATGACGCACGAGGGGCATTTGTAGGGTCAGGGGTGGAAACTCACCCTCCAAACTGGAATTGTAACGTTACTTATGAGAAAAATTGCAATATGTCCACCCCAAGTAGTGTGTACTCTGGCTGCAATGGTGATGCTTTTAGTTCCATTATACACTTAAGGAGGACCCGAGGTTTTACAGATTTGAATGAACCTTTCAAGGTTGAGGAAGCACATGGTACAATTTCTTTTGATACTCTAGGCAAGGCTACCTATTCTAAAGAGGAGATACAGGGGCAGGATTTATCTGCAAAATCATGCTCAGGCTTCCAATGTTTGGCCAAGGAAGTTTCTCAAAGACATAAAGAAAAGGATGAAGGAATCAGCCAATGTAATCAGCATTTAGATAAAGAATGGGGAAAGAAAGGCCGACCACCTCTTAACTTCAACCCTG GCCATATAAGCTCCAGAACTTTCAATAGAACTTTTTATGGAGAATATTTGCCTACACAAAGTGAATCATTGCATGTTGGCTGCATGAAAGCCAATGAGCCTGATCAGAATAAACCAGATCAATTGAGAAAGAAGACAATTTTTGGTGTAGAAATCTCCGATAGAAATCATGATGCATCTGTTATGTTTTCAGATACACTTCTGCAGCCACCTGCTCCTCCATCTAATGTAGTCAATTCCGAGTCATCCTCCATTTCATCTTGGAAGAAGCCTCCAGCAAGCTCGAGACGGAATGCAATATGTGTTCAGGGGAACCCTTGCTTTAATACCTTTCCTGAATCAAATAAGAGTTCAGCAACATTGATTCATTGCCGTGAAGTTTCTACAGATTGGTCGATTGTTAATGAAAAAGTGGATTTTGTTCCAGGTCCTGGAGTTGAATTGTCCTATAAAAATGACCTCTGCTTTGTTTCTCAGTTGCAGTCCAAGGAAAAACGAGTTTACCATGCATCAGCTGGTCACTCGAATGGTCACAGTGCTAGTTATTCAGCTTCTGAACTAGCTCCTCAGCATAGGCCTCCAAATAACCCAAGGGGTTCAGGCTGGCTGGATAATATAAAATCTGCAGAGGAAGTAAACCTCAATGCAGTACTTCCAAAATGTTGCCCAAATGAAGCAATTTCTGATTCAAATCTTATTTCCATTGGTATTCAAAGGAAGGAAGAAATTCCACTAGGAGGGTTATCTTGGCTGAGAGCTATTTCACCTTGTGAAGGAAATTCTTCTGTTGAAATGCCCGAGTCTCAAAAGGTGAATTTGGATTCCTTGCAAAGAAAATATGCTGAGCTTTTTGCTTGCGATTCTGGAACAATGAAAGGCCTCAATCAAAACTTTATCCAGGATTCGTCATCAGCAACAAATGCGCATGATGCCAAAGACGGAAGAATAGGAGGTGACTGTTCAAGCAATAGGAAGATTCTCGGTGTTCCcatttttgaaaagcacacgTCCAAGGATCAGCCTTCTGCCAGCTCTGGCCTGAAGCCTAGTTGTTGTGTTTCAGAGACTAATGATGCTAGCTTTATCAAAGGTGGGTTACTTCGTACTGATCTGAATCAGGATCCTATGGAATCTGAATCCGTGGAGACccaaaatacaaagattttaaaTGCGGAAAGGCATTCAGTTGATTGTAGAGCTAGCTTAAGGCACCCAATTGATTTGAATGTGAGGGTGACTGAAGAAGAGGCTCAAGTGAGTATTTGTTCTCTAAGAACCAAGGATGAGATTGCAATTGAAATAGATTTGGAGGCGCCAGTTGTCCTTGAAAATGAAGTAGACATTATATCTGGTGGTAAATTTCTAGAGAGTAAATTTAAAGAACCATTTCAGTCAATGACAGATGAATCCAAGGACTTTTGTGGAGGCTTTTTGATGGCTGCAGCTGAGGCTTTAGTTTCTATCTCATCTTCTGGTGCATGCAAGTTTCAAGACGATGCTCCATGCCATGACTCACTACAGTGGTTCACAGAGATAGTTTCTTTGTATGAAGGTTACATTGAGAATGATGTAGGATCAATTTCAGTGCACGAGAATATTACTGACTGTGAAGATCCAAAATCAGAtgtggttgatttttttgaGTATATGACCTTAAATTTAACTGAAAACGTGGTAGAAGAGCATAATTTTGAGCCAATGGTTTTGGAAAGCATAAAAGATGAAACATCATTGCCAAGGCGTCCTCGGAGAGGTCAGGCCAGGAGAGGAAAGCATCAGAAAGACTTTCAAAGAGATGTACTTCCTGGTCTTGTCTGTTTGTCTAGGAATGATGTGACTGAGGATCTTCAGATGATTGAAGGGCTCATCACAGCAACCGGTGGCACTTGGCGGTCAGGCTTGTCACAGAGAAATGCTCCTAAAAGAAAGGCAGGAAGGGGGAGAAAGCGTGCAGCCACAACTGCCGCCTCTCCAATAGTAACAGCAGTGAGTCTACCGCAAACTCAGCAACCTGATTGTGGAGAACTGGGACTTGAGGTAGCAGGATGGGGAAAGAGGACAAGGCGTCCTCCACGACCGAGATATCCCGTTAATAACCCTTAA
- the LOC118055116 gene encoding uncharacterized protein isoform X1: protein MGTEFLYKMYIPGYHSTRDLDDSSGDARWPSHHENKAFGQYHDMLAAKPEIDRYSGYDKEHLRQTILRHENTFKHQVHELHRLHKIQMDIMNEVRSKQSVICLDHVGTLQSNSFAFPHEGDRRRCHNPSLPLVAMNCHIPSASGADSVQSHFGSINVQNMQSGCGSTHDGSRLKDEYKHKKLQSRLFDLELPGDKYINDEDDARGAFVGSGVETHPPNWNCNVTYEKNCNMSTPSSVYSGCNGDAFSSIIHLRRTRGFTDLNEPFKVEEAHGTISFDTLGKATYSKEEIQGQDLSAKSCSGFQCLAKEVSQRHKEKDEGISQCNQHLDKEWGKKGRPPLNFNPGHISSRTFNRTFYGEYLPTQSESLHVGCMKANEPDQNKPDQLRKKTIFGVEISDRNHDASVMFSDTLLQPPAPPSNVVNSESSSISSWKKPPASSRRNAICVQGNPCFNTFPESNKSSATLIHCREVSTDWSIVNEKVDFVPGPGVELSYKNDLCFVSQLQSKEKRVYHASAGHSNGHSASYSASELAPQHRPPNNPRGSGWLDNIKSAEEVNLNAVLPKCCPNEAISDSNLISIGIQRKEEIPLGGLSWLRAISPCEGNSSVEMPESQKVNLDSLQRKYAELFACDSGTMKGLNQNFIQDSSSATNAHDAKDGRIGGDCSSNRKILGVPIFEKHTSKDQPSASSGLKPSCCVSETNDASFIKGGLLRTDLNQDPMESESVETQNTKILNAERHSVDCRASLRHPIDLNVRVTEEEAQVSICSLRTKDEIAIEIDLEAPVVLENEVDIISGGKFLESKFKEPFQSMTDESKDFCGGFLMAAAEALVSISSSGACKFQDDAPCHDSLQWFTEIVSLYEGYIENDVGSISVHENITDCEDPKSDVVDFFEYMTLNLTENVVEEHNFEPMVLESIKDETSLPRRPRRGQARRGKHQKDFQRDVLPGLVCLSRNDVTEDLQMIEGLITATGGTWRSGLSQRNAPKRKAGRGRKRAATTAASPIVTAVSLPQTQQPDCGELGLEVAGWGKRTRRPPRPRYPVNNP from the exons ATGGGAACTGAATTTCTGTATAAGATGTATATACCGGGTTATCATTCTACAAGGGATCTGGATGACAGTAGTGGGGATGCTAGATGGCCTTCACATCATGAAAACAAGGCCTTTGGGCAGTACCATGACATGCTTGCTGCAAAGCCAGAAATAGATAGATACTCTGGATATGACAAGGAACACTTGAGGCAAACCATATTGAGGCATGAAAACACATTCAAACATCAG GTCCATGAACTGCACCGGCTTCACAAAATACAAATGGACATAATGAATGAAGTCCGGAGCAAACAATCAGTCATATGCCTTGATCATGTAGGAacattgcaatcaaattctttTGCCTTTCCACATGAAGGAGACCGAAGGAGGTGTCACAATCCCAGTTTGCCTTTAGTGGCTATGAATTGTCATATACCATCTGCCTCAGGTGCTGATAGTGTCCAATCACATTTTGGTTCCATTAATGTGCAGAACATGCAATCCGGATGTGGCTCAACACACGATGGTTCCAGGCTTAAGGATGAATACAAGCACAAGAAGCTGCAGAGTAGATTATTTGACCTTGAACTGCCTGGTGACAAATACATAAATGATGAAGATGACGCACGAGGGGCATTTGTAGGGTCAGGGGTGGAAACTCACCCTCCAAACTGGAATTGTAACGTTACTTATGAGAAAAATTGCAATATGTCCACCCCAAGTAGTGTGTACTCTGGCTGCAATGGTGATGCTTTTAGTTCCATTATACACTTAAGGAGGACCCGAGGTTTTACAGATTTGAATGAACCTTTCAAGGTTGAGGAAGCACATGGTACAATTTCTTTTGATACTCTAGGCAAGGCTACCTATTCTAAAGAGGAGATACAGGGGCAGGATTTATCTGCAAAATCATGCTCAGGCTTCCAATGTTTGGCCAAGGAAGTTTCTCAAAGACATAAAGAAAAGGATGAAGGAATCAGCCAATGTAATCAGCATTTAGATAAAGAATGGGGAAAGAAAGGCCGACCACCTCTTAACTTCAACCCTG GCCATATAAGCTCCAGAACTTTCAATAGAACTTTTTATGGAGAATATTTGCCTACACAAAGTGAATCATTGCATGTTGGCTGCATGAAAGCCAATGAGCCTGATCAGAATAAACCAGATCAATTGAGAAAGAAGACAATTTTTGGTGTAGAAATCTCCGATAGAAATCATGATGCATCTGTTATGTTTTCAGATACACTTCTGCAGCCACCTGCTCCTCCATCTAATGTAGTCAATTCCGAGTCATCCTCCATTTCATCTTGGAAGAAGCCTCCAGCAAGCTCGAGACGGAATGCAATATGTGTTCAGGGGAACCCTTGCTTTAATACCTTTCCTGAATCAAATAAGAGTTCAGCAACATTGATTCATTGCCGTGAAGTTTCTACAGATTGGTCGATTGTTAATGAAAAAGTGGATTTTGTTCCAGGTCCTGGAGTTGAATTGTCCTATAAAAATGACCTCTGCTTTGTTTCTCAGTTGCAGTCCAAGGAAAAACGAGTTTACCATGCATCAGCTGGTCACTCGAATGGTCACAGTGCTAGTTATTCAGCTTCTGAACTAGCTCCTCAGCATAGGCCTCCAAATAACCCAAGGGGTTCAGGCTGGCTGGATAATATAAAATCTGCAGAGGAAGTAAACCTCAATGCAGTACTTCCAAAATGTTGCCCAAATGAAGCAATTTCTGATTCAAATCTTATTTCCATTGGTATTCAAAGGAAGGAAGAAATTCCACTAGGAGGGTTATCTTGGCTGAGAGCTATTTCACCTTGTGAAGGAAATTCTTCTGTTGAAATGCCCGAGTCTCAAAAGGTGAATTTGGATTCCTTGCAAAGAAAATATGCTGAGCTTTTTGCTTGCGATTCTGGAACAATGAAAGGCCTCAATCAAAACTTTATCCAGGATTCGTCATCAGCAACAAATGCGCATGATGCCAAAGACGGAAGAATAGGAGGTGACTGTTCAAGCAATAGGAAGATTCTCGGTGTTCCcatttttgaaaagcacacgTCCAAGGATCAGCCTTCTGCCAGCTCTGGCCTGAAGCCTAGTTGTTGTGTTTCAGAGACTAATGATGCTAGCTTTATCAAAGGTGGGTTACTTCGTACTGATCTGAATCAGGATCCTATGGAATCTGAATCCGTGGAGACccaaaatacaaagattttaaaTGCGGAAAGGCATTCAGTTGATTGTAGAGCTAGCTTAAGGCACCCAATTGATTTGAATGTGAGGGTGACTGAAGAAGAGGCTCAAGTGAGTATTTGTTCTCTAAGAACCAAGGATGAGATTGCAATTGAAATAGATTTGGAGGCGCCAGTTGTCCTTGAAAATGAAGTAGACATTATATCTGGTGGTAAATTTCTAGAGAGTAAATTTAAAGAACCATTTCAGTCAATGACAGATGAATCCAAGGACTTTTGTGGAGGCTTTTTGATGGCTGCAGCTGAGGCTTTAGTTTCTATCTCATCTTCTGGTGCATGCAAGTTTCAAGACGATGCTCCATGCCATGACTCACTACAGTGGTTCACAGAGATAGTTTCTTTGTATGAAGGTTACATTGAGAATGATGTAGGATCAATTTCAGTGCACGAGAATATTACTGACTGTGAAGATCCAAAATCAGAtgtggttgatttttttgaGTATATGACCTTAAATTTAACTGAAAACGTGGTAGAAGAGCATAATTTTGAGCCAATGGTTTTGGAAAGCATAAAAGATGAAACATCATTGCCAAGGCGTCCTCGGAGAGGTCAGGCCAGGAGAGGAAAGCATCAGAAAGACTTTCAAAGAGATGTACTTCCTGGTCTTGTCTGTTTGTCTAGGAATGATGTGACTGAGGATCTTCAGATGATTGAAGGGCTCATCACAGCAACCGGTGGCACTTGGCGGTCAGGCTTGTCACAGAGAAATGCTCCTAAAAGAAAGGCAGGAAGGGGGAGAAAGCGTGCAGCCACAACTGCCGCCTCTCCAATAGTAACAGCAGTGAGTCTACCGCAAACTCAGCAACCTGATTGTGGAGAACTGGGACTTGAGGTAGCAGGATGGGGAAAGAGGACAAGGCGTCCTCCACGACCGAGATATCCCGTTAATAACCCTTAA